Proteins encoded within one genomic window of Nonomuraea gerenzanensis:
- a CDS encoding TetR/AcrR family transcriptional regulator: protein MRSRRWTRSSGTRDTLLSAARDVFLAKGYADATVADLVETSGISVGSLYHHFGGKPGLFLALWEQFMRGQEERTSRAAKSVKGAAGAEKFLAGARAYLEGSWEQREVARLFLENDGPAEFTTLRRQRGWDWIGGNKRLLGLDDSRESQVLVVLLTTMMGEAGREVAACESDHDAKVTIDETIRLVRRLLPTSEGVARPTP, encoded by the coding sequence ATGAGGAGCCGACGCTGGACCCGGTCGAGCGGCACCCGCGACACGCTGCTGAGCGCGGCCCGTGACGTCTTCCTGGCCAAGGGGTACGCCGACGCCACGGTGGCCGACCTCGTGGAGACCTCGGGGATCAGCGTCGGCAGCCTGTACCACCACTTCGGCGGCAAGCCCGGCCTGTTCCTGGCGCTGTGGGAGCAGTTCATGCGCGGGCAGGAGGAGCGCACCTCCCGGGCGGCCAAATCGGTCAAGGGGGCTGCGGGGGCCGAGAAGTTCCTGGCAGGAGCGCGAGCGTACCTGGAGGGCTCGTGGGAGCAGCGCGAGGTCGCCCGGTTGTTCCTGGAGAACGACGGGCCGGCGGAGTTCACCACGCTGCGCAGGCAGCGCGGCTGGGACTGGATCGGCGGCAACAAGCGCCTGCTCGGCCTGGACGACTCGCGGGAGAGCCAGGTGCTGGTGGTGCTGCTGACCACCATGATGGGCGAGGCGGGCCGCGAGGTGGCCGCGTGCGAGTCCGACCACGACGCCAAGGTGACGATCGACGAGACCATCCGGCTGGTGAGGCGGCTGCTGCCTACATCCGAAGGCGTAGCGCGGCCGACTCCCTGA
- a CDS encoding response regulator transcription factor: MATVLVVEDDEFVRSAIIHELGRREHAVRSAGCALDALREISQSPPDAVILDLGLPDLDGSEALRMVRGISDVPVIVATARDDEAEIVRLLRAGADDYLVKPFSGDHLSARLDAVLRRARSAPAPRTITVGGLVVEVDRREAALDGGPLALTRREFDLLAYLAARADRVVTRKELLAEVWRLAYGDDQTIDVHLSWLRRKLGESASRPRYLHTVRGVGFMLSAPR; encoded by the coding sequence ATGGCGACGGTTCTCGTAGTCGAAGACGACGAATTCGTCAGATCGGCGATCATCCACGAGCTGGGCCGGCGCGAGCACGCCGTCCGCAGTGCCGGCTGCGCCCTGGACGCGCTCAGGGAGATCTCGCAGTCCCCTCCCGACGCCGTCATCCTCGATCTCGGCCTGCCCGACCTCGACGGCTCCGAGGCGCTGCGCATGGTGCGCGGCATCTCCGACGTGCCGGTCATCGTGGCCACCGCCCGCGACGACGAGGCCGAGATCGTCAGGCTGCTGCGCGCGGGCGCCGACGACTACCTGGTCAAGCCGTTCTCCGGCGACCATCTCAGCGCCCGCCTGGACGCGGTGCTGCGCCGCGCCAGGTCGGCCCCCGCGCCGCGGACGATCACGGTCGGCGGCCTGGTCGTGGAGGTGGACCGGCGCGAGGCCGCGCTCGACGGCGGGCCGCTCGCGCTGACCAGGCGCGAGTTCGACCTGCTCGCCTATCTCGCCGCCCGCGCCGACCGGGTGGTGACGCGCAAGGAGCTGCTGGCCGAGGTCTGGCGGCTGGCCTACGGCGACGACCAGACGATCGACGTGCACCTGTCGTGGCTGCGCCGCAAGCTCGGCGAGAGCGCCTCCCGGCCCCGCTACCTGCACACCGTGCGCGGCGTCGGGTTCATGTTGTCAGCGCCCCGATGA